In Nocardia terpenica, the genomic window CCATTCGGGCGCCGCCGAACGCCAGCACCGCGAGGAAGGTGACGTCCACCGAGGCGGCGGCGATCATCTCCAGGACCGCCTCGGCCCGCACCGCGCGGCGGCCCGCCCGGAACGCGGCCTCGGCCTCGGCGCAGGTGCGGTCCGCCTCGGCCCGCTCGGTGCCGGACGCCTTGACCGTGCGGAACGCGATCAGCGCCCGGTGCAGGAACGAGGTCATGGCGGCGACCCGTTCCTGCCCCTGCTCGGTCGCCTCGCCGACGCGGCGCCCGGCCACCTTCTCACCGAGCGTGGTGATGGCCAGCACCACCACGACAACGGCGAGCATCGGCAGGTCGATCGTGCCCATCAGAACCAGCGCCGCGGCCACCGCGAGGGGAGCGGTGGCGGCGTGCACGAGGGCGCCGCCGACCGTGTCCTCCAACAGGGTGGTGTCGCTGCCCACCCGGGACAGGAAGTCGCCGACCGGTCGCCGCTCGACGGTGTCCACGCTGGTGCCCAGTACCCGCCGCACCAACCGGCTGCGCAGGTCGGTCACCAGCCGCAGGGCGCCGCGACCGAGCAGGAACGTGCAGACGCCGGACAGCGCCACCGCGACGACGGCCAGCCCGCACAGCACCAACAATGGCCGCAGCAGGCTGCCTCCGATCGTCAGTTGGTCGAGCACCCACCGGGCGATCAGCGGCTGGGACAGCGCGGCGGCCTCGGCGATCAGTTCCAGCGTCATCATCACGGCGAGAAAGCCGCGCATGCTCCGCACGTAGCTCCACAGGACGCGCAGCGATCCGCTCGACCCGTCCGCGTGGTCCCTGATGTCGGTCACGGTCAACCCCTCGATTCACGCTGCGGGATCACAGCAACGGGAACGTGTAGGAGTACCTGTTGAGGTGCATCACCATGCAGGACAGCAACGCGCCGCCCTTGTGGTATTCGCTCAGGTTCACCAGGGTCAGTTCGAAGGCGAGTTCGTTGGCGATGTCCTCCAGTTCCCGGTTCTTGGCCAGCTCCTCGCTGTAGTCCTTGCTGCCCGCCTTGAGATCGTGGATGTGGGAGGCGTTGATGATGGTGTTGTGCAGGCGAACCGAGTTGCACAGCCCGGAGTAGGCGGCGTCCGCGGAGACCTCGATGATGTCGGTGTACTTCTCCAGTTCCTCGATCTCCTCGTCCTCGAACATCTCCGTGCACACCAGCGTCTGCTCCCGGGTGATGGGGAATACCGAGCAGTCCAGGTGGTAGAGATACGGATCGGTCTCGGCGAGCTTGACGATCTTCATGTCGAAGGTGCGTTCCATCCAGTCGTAGGTCTCGCGCTCGGAGCGCAGCCCGTAGCCGCCGACATACACGTTGTCGTGCAGATGCTTCAGCTCCGCCTCGCCCTCGAACTTCGTCTCCGGAACGTGGACCTGATAGCCCATCGACTCGAAGAACACCCGGCCGACCTCGGTCTCGCCGACCCGCGGCGGGGAGGTGAAATTCGACAGCACAACGGTTTTGCGGTCCGGCAGGTGCTCGAGCACGATGCCGAGGTTGGCGGTGAAGACCAGATCCTGGAGTCCGGTCGTTCGCGGCGTCGGCAACAGGTAGACCAGTCCCTCGGCGGCGAGATAGCTGTACAGGTCGAGGAACTGCACCATTGCCTTGCGCGCGTTGGGTTCTCGTTCGGCCCCGGTCAGCTCCTCCATCCAGATGTTGTTGGCCACGTCGGTGGAGAACGAGAACGGCGGATTGAGCAGGTACGCGGGCCGGTCCAGTTGCGTCGCGTTGATCGGCTGGACCGCGGGGGCGGGGGCTGTGGTGGTCATGACGGGTTCTCCTCGGTTGATTGGGTCTTGGCGCAGATGCGCACCAGTGGGTCGATGCCACCCTCGACGTGGTCGCCGACCTGCCACAGCGGCGCGAAGGTGTGGGTGTGCGACAGCGGAATGATCAGGTCCACCTGTGAGCCGTAACGGATTTGGGAGAATCGTTGACCCTGCTGGACCGGCTGGTTCTGCTTGAGCTCGAACGGGGTGATCGAGTCCACGTCGTAGTCGGCGATCTGGAGGATGTAGTAGGGCTGGTGGAGTTCCGGGACGTCGACACGGTTCACCATGCGCTGGTTCTGATGCAGGTACTCGGCCTCGTCGGTGGAGATCCGCAGCTGCTCGAGGATCGCCTTCTCGATCTCGAGCATGGGGCGGTTCTCGGTGTCGAGGGGCTCGAACTCGCGGTAGGACAGGCGCCCCGAGTACGGAATCCGGTTGATGTGGACGTCGTAGAACGTCATGAAGATGCCGATGACGAGACTGGTCCGGTCGTAGGAGTCGTCGCGCAGGGCCTCCCGCAGCGAGTACGGCCTGCCCTTGATGTCGACCAGGCTCTCGGTCGGTGCCACCACGCTCTGATAGACGACTATTCCGTCGGCCGGTGAGAAGAAGTACGAGGAGTCGACGTAGTCCGGTCGGCTCGGGTCGCGGAAGAAGTGATATTGGGACAGCCAGGAGATGGACTTCCCCTGCATTTCGCGTAGGTCCGTCGCTATCCATTCTTTCATGGTTTTGGACATGTTTCAGCACCCTCATTTTCCTATGCGGGACGGCCGAAAACACTCGGCCCTCTCGTGAACGGAGTGATACCCAGTGGGGGGAATATTTATTAATAAATATGCCGCTTATGCTTGCGGCACTGGTCGGTCGCTACGACTACGCGTCTCCGATCGTGGTTGAGTGCCAAAGGCACACACCTTCGATGCCAGTGCGGGAATTATGTTGCGACACATCGACTCTCGCGCTGGCAAGTCACCCGATACGTACGATACCACCGCATTTCGCCGAGAATGAGAACCCGGTGGCGATTGCGCGAAACAGCGCATAGGGGTTTCCGGCGGATCCGGGTCCGGATTCGTTGCATTACGCACAATCTCCCGGATATGCGCGCTCTCAGGGATTTCACAGCGCCCGCACGGGAAACCGGTGCTTGTCGGAAATCCGCCAATTCCGGCAGAACCACCGAATGGTGTGATGTGATCGGCGGATTCCAACTAGGCGGGATCGTCATCGCGTCCCCGGCTGGGCGCCAACTCGGGCCCGAGGACGTCCGGCTCCGGCGTCGACAACGCCAGGCGCAGGAAATACGCGGCGGGCGGGGAGGGTGCGGCGTCGCGTCGCCACACCACCGCGGTCTCGACCGCGGGGACATGCCGGGCCAGCGGCGCCAGCGTCACCGCGGGCCCGCACAGCGTTCGCAGCGAGGCGGGCACCACCGAGACGCCGAGCCCCGCCCCCACCATCGCCACCACCGTCGACAGCTGCGCGACCTCCCGCAGCGCCGGATCGATTGCCGCACTTCGGCAGATCTCGATCAGATGCCGATGCAGCCCGCCCCACGCCCCCGGCGCGGGCGCGAAGAATTGCTCGTCGGCCAGGTCCGCGGGGTCGATCCGCTCGCCGCGCCGCGCCAGCGCTCGCGGCAGCAGGGCGAGCAGCGGCTCGCGGTGGATCACCGCGAAATCCAGTTGCGGTTCGCGCACCGGCATCGCCGCGGGCGGCGGCAGCGCGACGATGCCGAGTTCGTTGCGGCGCAACCGAACCGAGTCGAGCACCGCCTCGCCCGCCGCCTCCGCGTAGTCCAGCGCCACCCGCGGCCGCGCCCGCCGATACCGCGCGAGCAGTCCCGGCAGCACCCCCCAGCCGGAGTCGAAGGCCAGCGCCAGCCGCCCGGCCCGCCCGTCGCCCAGGTGGCGCACCGATTCCGCGACGCCGTCGATATCGGCGAGCACGCGGCGCGCGTGCAGCAGCAGATGCCGCCCGGCGTCGGTGAGGTCGACCCCGCGCCGGTGCCGGTGCAGCAGCCGCACCCCCAATTCCTGCTCCAGCCGGGCGATCTGGGCGGTCAGGGGCGGCTGGGTCAGATGCAGCCGCGCCGCGGCCCGGGTGAGCGACCGCTCCTCGGCCACGGTCACGAAATACCGGAGCTGCCGCAGATCCATACCTCATGGTATGGCTGTGCCAGCAAATACGTATTGGACATATACCTACCGGTGCGACACTGTCGACACAGTGGTGTGGGTCACGGAGGTGGATGGGTGCGGGAGTTCGGTTACGAGGCGCTACCCGGTCGCATCGTCTTCGGTCCCGGCGTGAGCCGTTCGAGGCTGCCCGCCGAGATCGAACGCCTGGGCGCGACCCGGCTGCTGGTGGTGACCAGCCCCGATCGGCAGCGGCACGCCGCCGACCTGCTGGACGCGCTGTCGGACCGGATCGCCGCGGTATTCACCGGCGTGCGCCCGCACGTCCCCGCCGAGGTGGCCCGCGCCGCCCGCGAGCGCGCGGCCGCGGCGAACGCCGACGCCGTGCTGAGCATCGGCGGCGGTTCCACCACCGGAACCGCCAAGGCGATCGCCCGCGGCACCGGGCTGCCCATCGTCGCCGTGCCCACCACGTACGCGGGCTCGGAGGTCACCCCCGTCTGGGGCATGACCGAGGACGGCCGCAAGCAGACCGGTACCGATCCGCGGGTGCTGCCCCGCGTCGTCGTCTACGATCCCGATCTGGTGCGCTCCCTGCCCGAAAAGCTGGCCGCCGCAAGCGGTTTGAACGCCATGGCGCACTGCGTCGAGGCGTTCTGGGCGCCGGGCCGCAATCCGATCAGCGCCCTCGCCGCCGAGGAGGGCGTGCGCGCACTGGGATCCGGCCTGCGCGCCCTCGCCGACTCGGCCGATGCCGCCGAAAGCCTGCTCTACGGTGCGTATCTGGCGGGCTCGGCGTTCGCGGTGGCCGGTTCGGGCCTGCACCACAAGATCTGTCACGTGCTGGGCGGCGCGTACGACCTGCCGCACGCGCGGAC contains:
- a CDS encoding maleylacetate reductase, whose amino-acid sequence is MREFGYEALPGRIVFGPGVSRSRLPAEIERLGATRLLVVTSPDRQRHAADLLDALSDRIAAVFTGVRPHVPAEVARAARERAAAANADAVLSIGGGSTTGTAKAIARGTGLPIVAVPTTYAGSEVTPVWGMTEDGRKQTGTDPRVLPRVVVYDPDLVRSLPEKLAAASGLNAMAHCVEAFWAPGRNPISALAAEEGVRALGSGLRALADSADAAESLLYGAYLAGSAFAVAGSGLHHKICHVLGGAYDLPHARTHAIVLPHVLAFNASGAPEAVARIGRALGDAEPVAALRDLAKRLGIPAGLRDLGVTRAQLDDVADRIAAVVPPDNPVPADATAVRALLAAAWSGTPEENS
- a CDS encoding LysR family transcriptional regulator codes for the protein MDLRQLRYFVTVAEERSLTRAAARLHLTQPPLTAQIARLEQELGVRLLHRHRRGVDLTDAGRHLLLHARRVLADIDGVAESVRHLGDGRAGRLALAFDSGWGVLPGLLARYRRARPRVALDYAEAAGEAVLDSVRLRRNELGIVALPPPAAMPVREPQLDFAVIHREPLLALLPRALARRGERIDPADLADEQFFAPAPGAWGGLHRHLIEICRSAAIDPALREVAQLSTVVAMVGAGLGVSVVPASLRTLCGPAVTLAPLARHVPAVETAVVWRRDAAPSPPAAYFLRLALSTPEPDVLGPELAPSRGRDDDPA
- a CDS encoding phosphatidylserine decarboxylase, which produces MSKTMKEWIATDLREMQGKSISWLSQYHFFRDPSRPDYVDSSYFFSPADGIVVYQSVVAPTESLVDIKGRPYSLREALRDDSYDRTSLVIGIFMTFYDVHINRIPYSGRLSYREFEPLDTENRPMLEIEKAILEQLRISTDEAEYLHQNQRMVNRVDVPELHQPYYILQIADYDVDSITPFELKQNQPVQQGQRFSQIRYGSQVDLIIPLSHTHTFAPLWQVGDHVEGGIDPLVRICAKTQSTEENPS
- a CDS encoding dimethylarginine dimethylaminohydrolase family protein gives rise to the protein MTTTAPAPAVQPINATQLDRPAYLLNPPFSFSTDVANNIWMEELTGAEREPNARKAMVQFLDLYSYLAAEGLVYLLPTPRTTGLQDLVFTANLGIVLEHLPDRKTVVLSNFTSPPRVGETEVGRVFFESMGYQVHVPETKFEGEAELKHLHDNVYVGGYGLRSERETYDWMERTFDMKIVKLAETDPYLYHLDCSVFPITREQTLVCTEMFEDEEIEELEKYTDIIEVSADAAYSGLCNSVRLHNTIINASHIHDLKAGSKDYSEELAKNRELEDIANELAFELTLVNLSEYHKGGALLSCMVMHLNRYSYTFPLL